From Vanacampus margaritifer isolate UIUO_Vmar chromosome 8, RoL_Vmar_1.0, whole genome shotgun sequence, a single genomic window includes:
- the patz1 gene encoding POZ-, AT hook-, and zinc finger-containing protein 1 isoform X1, with protein sequence MEKLPEPSWTSSYTYQVSKHSAEMLHNLDVQRKDGGRFCDVILRVGEESFPAHKAVLAACSEYFESVFGRQPEDGDARELEMHTISPKVFKDILDFAYTSRIVVRLECFPELMTAAKFLLMRSIIEICQEVIKQSNVQILVPSSRGGNASLFQAAGSTELGFPVAQQQDLVNGTTLVGFANNGHQVDGSEAAAAAAVLLEDAAEGAMPILQPVDGLPVSPETTTLHHDAVSKRGRGRPKKIGGSEEPVHFNLNAQKNLVLFPCGACGKAFTEASRLKNHEAQHGANVGGRSTPGGMALMGQENDAQFHGGLMLDNGRKRERTRRHVGCDICGKVFRDVYHLNRHKLSHSGEKPYACPVCGLRFKRKDRMSYHVRSHDGSVGKPYVCQSCGKGFSRPDHLNGHIKQVHTTERPHKCQICNASFATRDRLRSHLACHEDKIPCKVCGKFLRAAYMTDHLKKHSEGTHNYCGICNKGFSTASYLKVHTKTHHGSSLPPSATLHAFPEPSGELQIHNGAPYHMGRQCSVEDASQQLVLSSPEAGARFHGLSGHQVLPQTGPPALGPQPELLVGKPGGTPYFWECRSGGVPAFHIHGPAADGQENGEKCPHLESEESDPSFGELSNCDEMKSPHKSDRPELEIPSLACNGTSEVALGSPEGPKAKTDPEKKFNCGICGQAFRTKSYLRKHQHRVHKTPRAQMGSGSGLSELAPFSPQQSMSLLESFGFQIVQSAFASSLVDADAGQSGMDFGGK encoded by the exons ATGGAGAAGCTACCGGAGCCGTCTTGGACTTCTTCGTACACCTACCAGGTGAGCAAGCACAGCGCGGAGATGCTACACAACCTCGACGTCCAGAGGAAAGATGGAGGCAGGTTCTGCGACGTGATCCTGCGCGTCGGCGAGGAAAGCTTCCCCGCTCACAAAGCGGTGCTGGCGGCGTGCAGCGAGTACTTCGAGTCGGTGTTTGGCCGCCAGCCGGAGGACGGCGACGCCAGGGAGCTGGAGATGCACACCATCAGCCCCAAAGTTTTCAAAGACATATTGGACTTCGCGTACACGTCGAGGATTGTGGTGCGGCTCGAGTGCTTCCCGGAGTTGATGACAGCTGCCAAGTTTCTGCTGATGCGCTCGATCATCGAGATCTGCCAGGAGGTCATCAAACAATCCAATGTGCAAATCCTCGTCCCGTCCTCGCGGGGAGGAAACGCCAGCCTTTTCCAGGCCGCCGGGTCGACTGAGCTGGGCTTCCCGGTGGCCCAGCAGCAGGATTTGGTGAACGGGACGACGCTGGTAGGCTTTGCTAACAATGGACATCAGGTGGATGGGAGCGAAGCCGCAGCAGCCGCCGCCGTGCTACTGGAGGACGCCGCGGAGGGAGCGATGCCCATCCTGCAACCCGTCGACGGATTGCCCGTGTCGCCCGAAACGACAACGTTGCATCACGACGCCGTTTCTAAGAGAGGCAGGGGGCGCCCCAAGAAGATTGGCGGCTCAGAGGAGCCGGTCCACTTCAATCTCAACGCGCAGAAAAACCTCGTGCTCTTTCCATGCGGCGCCTGTGGCAAAGCCTTTACGGAAGCCTCCCGTCTGAAGAACCACGAAGCCCAACACGGAGCCAACGTCGGGGGCCGCTCGACGCCGGGCGGCATGGCTCTTATGGGCCAGGAGAACGATGCGCAGTTCCACGGGGGGCTGATGCTGGACAACGGACGCAAGCGCGAGAGGACCCGGCGGCACGTCGGCTGTGACATCTGCGGCAAGGTTTTCCGCGACGTCTACCACCTGAATCGACACAAGTTATCCCACTCCGGGGAGAAGCCGTACGCGTGTCCTGTGTGCGGTCTGCGCTTCAAACGCAAAGACAGGATGTCCTATCACGTGCGCTCCCATGACGGCTCCGTGGGCAAACCGTACGTGTGCCAAAGTTGTGGCAAAGGCTTTTCCCG acCAGACCACCTGAACGGACATATCAAACAAGTCCATACAACAGAGAGACCCCACAAGTGCCAG ATTTGTAATGCCTCTTTTGCTACAAGAGATCGCCTCAGGTCACACCTCGCATGTCATGAGGACAAAATTCCCTGCAAAGTTTGCGGCAAGTTCCTCCGAGCGGCCTACATGACAGACCACCTCAAGAAACATAGCGAAGGAACACACAACTACTGCGGCATTTGCAACAAAG GTTTCTCCACTGCCTCCTACCTTAAGGTGCATACAAAGACACACCATGGCTCCTCACTGCCACCTTCCGCCACGTTGCACGCCTTCCCTGAGCCCAGCGGGGAACTCCAGATACACAACGGCGCCCCTTACCACATGGGACGCCAGTGCTCAGTGGAAG ACGCCAGTCAGCAGCTGGTACTCTCCTCGCCGGAGGCAGGGGCTCGCTTTCACGGGCTCTCCGGACATCAAGTTCTGCCCCAGACGGGCCCTCCAGCCTTGGGCCCGCAGCCTGAGCTGCTTGTAGGGAAGCCAGGCGGGACTCCGTATTTCTGGGAGTGTCGCTCTGGTGGGGTGCCCGCTTTCCACATCCATGGGCCTGCTGCAG ACGGGCAAGAAAACGGCGAGAAATGTCCTCACCTCGAGTCTGAAGAATCCGATCCTTCCTTTGGGGAACTTTCCAACTGCGATGAAATGAAATCCCCACACAAATCCGACAGGCCCGAGCTGGAGATCCCCTCGCTGGCCTGCAACGGAACCTCCGAGGTTGCGCTGGGCTCTCCGGAGGGACCCAAAGCCAAGACGGACCCTGAGAAGAAATTCAACTGCGGCATCTGCGGTCAAGCCTTCCGCACCAAGTCCTACCTCAGGAAACACCAGCACAGAGTACACAAAACTCCGAGGGCCCAGATGGGGTCCGGATCCGGCTTGAGCGAGTTGGCCCCCTTCTCGCCTCAGCAGAGCATGTCGCTGCTGGAGTCCTTCGGCTTCCAGATAGTCCAGTCGGCCTTCGCCTCCTCGCTGGTGGACGCGGACGCGGGTCAGAGCGGGATGGACTTTGGAGGGAAGTGA
- the patz1 gene encoding POZ-, AT hook-, and zinc finger-containing protein 1 isoform X2 encodes MEKLPEPSWTSSYTYQVSKHSAEMLHNLDVQRKDGGRFCDVILRVGEESFPAHKAVLAACSEYFESVFGRQPEDGDARELEMHTISPKVFKDILDFAYTSRIVVRLECFPELMTAAKFLLMRSIIEICQEVIKQSNVQILVPSSRGGNASLFQAAGSTELGFPVAQQQDLVNGTTLVGFANNGHQVDGSEAAAAAAVLLEDAAEGAMPILQPVDGLPVSPETTTLHHDAVSKRGRGRPKKIGGSEEPVHFNLNAQKNLVLFPCGACGKAFTEASRLKNHEAQHGANVGGRSTPGGMALMGQENDAQFHGGLMLDNGRKRERTRRHVGCDICGKVFRDVYHLNRHKLSHSGEKPYACPVCGLRFKRKDRMSYHVRSHDGSVGKPYVCQSCGKGFSRPDHLNGHIKQVHTTERPHKCQICNASFATRDRLRSHLACHEDKIPCKVCGKFLRAAYMTDHLKKHSEGTHNYCGICNKDGQENGEKCPHLESEESDPSFGELSNCDEMKSPHKSDRPELEIPSLACNGTSEVALGSPEGPKAKTDPEKKFNCGICGQAFRTKSYLRKHQHRVHKTPRAQMGSGSGLSELAPFSPQQSMSLLESFGFQIVQSAFASSLVDADAGQSGMDFGGK; translated from the exons ATGGAGAAGCTACCGGAGCCGTCTTGGACTTCTTCGTACACCTACCAGGTGAGCAAGCACAGCGCGGAGATGCTACACAACCTCGACGTCCAGAGGAAAGATGGAGGCAGGTTCTGCGACGTGATCCTGCGCGTCGGCGAGGAAAGCTTCCCCGCTCACAAAGCGGTGCTGGCGGCGTGCAGCGAGTACTTCGAGTCGGTGTTTGGCCGCCAGCCGGAGGACGGCGACGCCAGGGAGCTGGAGATGCACACCATCAGCCCCAAAGTTTTCAAAGACATATTGGACTTCGCGTACACGTCGAGGATTGTGGTGCGGCTCGAGTGCTTCCCGGAGTTGATGACAGCTGCCAAGTTTCTGCTGATGCGCTCGATCATCGAGATCTGCCAGGAGGTCATCAAACAATCCAATGTGCAAATCCTCGTCCCGTCCTCGCGGGGAGGAAACGCCAGCCTTTTCCAGGCCGCCGGGTCGACTGAGCTGGGCTTCCCGGTGGCCCAGCAGCAGGATTTGGTGAACGGGACGACGCTGGTAGGCTTTGCTAACAATGGACATCAGGTGGATGGGAGCGAAGCCGCAGCAGCCGCCGCCGTGCTACTGGAGGACGCCGCGGAGGGAGCGATGCCCATCCTGCAACCCGTCGACGGATTGCCCGTGTCGCCCGAAACGACAACGTTGCATCACGACGCCGTTTCTAAGAGAGGCAGGGGGCGCCCCAAGAAGATTGGCGGCTCAGAGGAGCCGGTCCACTTCAATCTCAACGCGCAGAAAAACCTCGTGCTCTTTCCATGCGGCGCCTGTGGCAAAGCCTTTACGGAAGCCTCCCGTCTGAAGAACCACGAAGCCCAACACGGAGCCAACGTCGGGGGCCGCTCGACGCCGGGCGGCATGGCTCTTATGGGCCAGGAGAACGATGCGCAGTTCCACGGGGGGCTGATGCTGGACAACGGACGCAAGCGCGAGAGGACCCGGCGGCACGTCGGCTGTGACATCTGCGGCAAGGTTTTCCGCGACGTCTACCACCTGAATCGACACAAGTTATCCCACTCCGGGGAGAAGCCGTACGCGTGTCCTGTGTGCGGTCTGCGCTTCAAACGCAAAGACAGGATGTCCTATCACGTGCGCTCCCATGACGGCTCCGTGGGCAAACCGTACGTGTGCCAAAGTTGTGGCAAAGGCTTTTCCCG acCAGACCACCTGAACGGACATATCAAACAAGTCCATACAACAGAGAGACCCCACAAGTGCCAG ATTTGTAATGCCTCTTTTGCTACAAGAGATCGCCTCAGGTCACACCTCGCATGTCATGAGGACAAAATTCCCTGCAAAGTTTGCGGCAAGTTCCTCCGAGCGGCCTACATGACAGACCACCTCAAGAAACATAGCGAAGGAACACACAACTACTGCGGCATTTGCAACAAAG ACGGGCAAGAAAACGGCGAGAAATGTCCTCACCTCGAGTCTGAAGAATCCGATCCTTCCTTTGGGGAACTTTCCAACTGCGATGAAATGAAATCCCCACACAAATCCGACAGGCCCGAGCTGGAGATCCCCTCGCTGGCCTGCAACGGAACCTCCGAGGTTGCGCTGGGCTCTCCGGAGGGACCCAAAGCCAAGACGGACCCTGAGAAGAAATTCAACTGCGGCATCTGCGGTCAAGCCTTCCGCACCAAGTCCTACCTCAGGAAACACCAGCACAGAGTACACAAAACTCCGAGGGCCCAGATGGGGTCCGGATCCGGCTTGAGCGAGTTGGCCCCCTTCTCGCCTCAGCAGAGCATGTCGCTGCTGGAGTCCTTCGGCTTCCAGATAGTCCAGTCGGCCTTCGCCTCCTCGCTGGTGGACGCGGACGCGGGTCAGAGCGGGATGGACTTTGGAGGGAAGTGA
- the slc2a11a gene encoding solute carrier family 2, facilitated glucose transporter member 11 encodes MSHDGQQKSSSLTLVLMVTSAAIGGTLQYGYNLAIMNAPTTFIQTFINETFAERWAIQLENYQVTLVWTIIVSIFSLGGLVGAIMAGPMSIRFGRKKCLLLNNIFLLSGALLALTSRAAGSVEMIVLSRVLVGINSGISMNVQPMYFGESAPKNLRGAVSLSSAVFTSFGVVLGQVVGLREILGGEWCWQYLLASNAIPGLIQLLSLPWFPESPRYLLIDRGDKEACINALRQLRGCEVQSSELAEILQEQAETKGMRPSGPWELLRDRAVRWQLISVMVISSAMQLCGNDSIYFYASYVFKEAGISNDQIQYVTIGTGTCEFTACIMCNLLIERKGRRFMLMGGFVLMTVWAVVFTFALCFEHLISWMSYLSMACIFTYILSFGMGPAGVTGILPTEIFNQTARPAAYVIAGSMMWLNLFIVGMIFPFLVSAMRQYCFVPFGTVCLLSALFVGLVLPETKGKSLSAITAEFHKRNFKNKEGAFSGQIQYQLGEVCASTAL; translated from the exons ATGTCGCACGATGGACAACAAAAG AGTAGCTCTTTGACATTGGTGCTAATGGTTACTTCTGCAGCCATTGGAGGAACTCTTCAGTATGGATACAACCTGGCCATCATGAATGCACCCACTACT TTCATACAGACCTTCATCAACGAGACCTTCGCTGAGCGCTGGGCCATCCAGCTGGAGAACTACCAGGTGACTCTGGTGTGGACCATCATCGTCTCCATCTTCTCGTTAGGCGGTCTTGTGGGGGCCATCATGGCGGGGCCTATGTCCATTCGCTTCGGGAG GAAAAAATGTCTGCTGCTCAACAACATTTTCCTCCTGAGCGGTGCTCTCTTGGCTTTGACTAGTAGAGCCGCCGGGTCTGTCGAGATGATCGTCCTGTCACGCGTCCTTGTTGGAATCAATTCTG GAATCAGCATGAACGTGCAACCGATGTATTTTGGAGAAAGCGCACCAAAGAATCTGAGAGGGGCTGTGTCACTGTCCTCTGCTGTTTTTACATCCTTTGGAGTCGTGTTAGGACAAGTGGTGGGACTCAG AGAGATTTTGGGCGGTGAGTGGTGTTGGCAGTATCTTCTCGCCAGTAACGCCATTCCTGGCTTGATTCAGCTCCTTAGCCTGCCCTGGTTTCCGGAAAGCCCCAGATATCTACTCATCGACAGGGGGGACAAGGAGGCCTGCATCAATG CTCTTCGGCAGCTGCGCGGCTGCGAGGTCCAGAGCAGCGAATTGGCCGAGATCTTACAGGAGCAAGCCGAAACCAAAGGCATGAGGCCCAGCGGTCCTTGGGAGCTTCTGCGCGATCGCGCCGTGCGCTGGCAGCTCATCTCCGTCATGGTCATCAGCAGCGCCATGCAGCTGTGCGGCAACGACTCG ATCTACTTCTACGCATCTTATGTTTTTAAAGAGGCGGGAATATCGAACGACCAAATCCAGTATGTCACAATCGGCACGGGCACGTGCGAGTTCACAGCCTGCATCATGTGT AACCTGCTGATCGAGCGCAAAGGTCGGAGGTTCATGCTGATGGGAGGCTTCGTCCTCATGACCGTCTGGGCTGTTGTCTTCACCTTTGCGCTTTGTTTTGAG CACTTAATATCCTGGATGTCTTACCTGAGCATGGCCTGCATCTTCACGTACATCCTCAGCTTCGGCATGGGGCCAG CTGGTGTGACTGGAATCCTGCCCACGGAGATCTTCAATCAAACCGCTCGTCCGGCGGCCTACGTGATCGCCGGCTCGATGATGTGGCTCAACCTCTTCATCGTGGGAATGATCTTTCCATTTCTCGTG AGCGCCATGCGCCAGTATTGTTTTGTGCCTTTCGGGACCGTCTGTCTGCTCTCTGCACTGTTCGTGGGTCTGGTCTTGCCGGAGACCAAGGGCAAGTCGTTATCGGCCATCACCGCCGAATTCCACAAGCGCAACTTTAAAAACAAGGAGGGAGCGTTCAGCGGTCAGATTCAGTATCAGCTGGGCGAAGTGTGCGCATCTACTGCCTTGTAG